One window of Corynebacterium accolens genomic DNA carries:
- a CDS encoding acyl-CoA thioesterase, which yields MSPTDAAAETQKSPTLTLRFMASPTDVTMAGAPGINGGRVLEWIDKAAYACAVQWSGQYCVTAYVGHIHFTRPIPSGHIVEVRSRIAMTGRSSMHIINEVLSADPREGIFTRACDCLVIFVAKDPESDKTTPVPTFVPDTDEHLRVAEAAKSRIELRKAIELEMDKQTYDGPSDAPRMVNRFLAKPTDVNWGGKVHGGTAMQWIDEAGTACTMEWSGERTVAVYAGGIRFYKPISIGDLIEVDARMMRTDRRSMQMSVHVRAGDPRGGRDNLKTAIHATVAYIGMDRDGQPMTARTFTPRTEEDIRLAEHANILRELRGEYTPKPLIVAPHHQHVD from the coding sequence ATGTCACCTACTGACGCTGCTGCGGAAACCCAGAAGTCCCCTACCCTGACGCTGCGCTTTATGGCATCGCCAACCGATGTCACCATGGCCGGCGCCCCCGGCATCAATGGCGGGCGCGTGCTGGAATGGATCGATAAGGCCGCCTACGCCTGCGCCGTGCAGTGGTCCGGGCAGTACTGCGTGACCGCCTATGTGGGCCATATCCACTTCACCCGGCCCATTCCCTCCGGGCACATCGTGGAGGTGCGCTCGCGCATCGCGATGACCGGCCGGTCTTCCATGCACATCATCAACGAGGTGCTGTCTGCCGATCCCCGCGAGGGAATTTTCACCCGCGCCTGCGATTGCCTGGTCATCTTCGTGGCCAAGGATCCCGAAAGCGATAAGACCACCCCGGTTCCCACCTTCGTGCCGGATACCGATGAGCACCTGCGCGTGGCCGAGGCCGCGAAATCCCGCATCGAGCTGCGCAAGGCCATCGAGCTGGAGATGGACAAGCAAACCTACGATGGGCCTTCCGATGCCCCACGGATGGTCAACCGCTTTTTGGCCAAGCCCACCGACGTCAACTGGGGCGGCAAGGTGCACGGCGGCACCGCGATGCAGTGGATCGATGAGGCCGGCACCGCCTGCACCATGGAGTGGTCCGGTGAGCGCACCGTGGCCGTCTATGCCGGCGGCATCCGCTTTTATAAGCCCATTTCCATCGGGGATCTCATTGAGGTCGATGCCCGCATGATGCGCACCGACCGCCGTTCGATGCAGATGTCAGTGCACGTGCGCGCCGGCGATCCCCGCGGCGGCCGCGACAATTTAAAGACCGCCATCCACGCCACCGTGGCCTATATTGGCATGGACCGCGATGGGCAGCCGATGACCGCGCGCACCTTCACCCCGCGGACGGAGGAAGACATCCGCTTGGCCGAACACGCCAATATCTTGCGCGAACTGCGCGGCGAGTACACCCCTAAGCCGCTCATTGTGGCGCCGCACCACCAACACGTGGATTAA
- a CDS encoding asparaginase, translated as MSNPRLRRRVQYSAALVASALLLASCQNPANQTDKDDASATQTTSSSASTTEETSESSTTASSSSSATSSSSASSSATSSSSSSATSSKAAGAAAKERSSIEGHVVVLSTGGTIASTHDDKGAVVPTVTGSDLVEPLYDEFDKDKLDLEVKDIANLDSSAMTLADTDKIVTAVHEQLQRDDVDGVIVTHGTDSMEETAIALDTFHDSDKPVALTGAMRPFDDSNPDGPENLATAVETVTNPDYAGHGTFIAFGSKVIPARGAFKSDTEKADGFATNSKEKFPERPDPLDLSPLRDVRVDIIAAYPGAPADLIEQSLAKGAQAIVIEGMGSGNIGPDLANAAMEAAKTVPVVLSTRVDHGPVAGIYGGAGGGATLADAGVITSGDLRAPQSRMLLAAAVATGTDAQKLFPANE; from the coding sequence ATGTCTAACCCACGCCTGCGCCGCAGGGTACAGTACTCCGCCGCATTAGTTGCCTCCGCGCTGCTGCTGGCCTCCTGCCAGAACCCGGCTAACCAGACCGACAAGGACGATGCCTCCGCCACGCAGACGACCAGCTCGTCTGCGTCCACCACGGAAGAAACCTCGGAGTCATCCACGACCGCGTCGAGCTCCAGCTCCGCGACCAGCTCCAGTAGCGCCAGCAGCTCCGCTACGAGTTCGAGCTCCAGCAGCGCCACCTCCTCCAAGGCCGCTGGCGCAGCGGCCAAGGAGCGCTCCTCCATTGAAGGCCACGTCGTGGTTCTTTCCACCGGCGGCACCATCGCCAGCACCCATGATGACAAGGGCGCGGTGGTTCCCACCGTCACCGGCTCTGACCTGGTAGAGCCACTGTATGACGAATTCGATAAAGACAAGCTGGACCTCGAGGTCAAGGACATTGCGAACCTGGATTCCTCCGCGATGACCTTGGCCGATACCGATAAGATCGTCACCGCCGTCCACGAACAGCTGCAGCGCGATGACGTCGATGGTGTCATCGTCACCCACGGCACGGACTCCATGGAAGAAACCGCCATTGCGCTCGACACCTTCCACGACAGCGACAAGCCAGTTGCACTCACCGGCGCGATGCGCCCCTTCGATGATTCCAACCCGGATGGGCCAGAAAACCTCGCCACCGCAGTAGAGACCGTCACCAACCCGGACTATGCCGGCCACGGCACATTCATCGCCTTTGGCAGCAAGGTTATCCCAGCTCGCGGTGCGTTTAAATCGGACACGGAAAAGGCCGACGGCTTTGCCACCAATAGCAAGGAGAAGTTCCCGGAGCGCCCCGACCCCCTCGACCTCTCGCCGCTGCGCGATGTCCGCGTGGACATCATCGCCGCCTACCCCGGCGCCCCTGCCGATCTGATTGAGCAGTCCCTGGCCAAGGGCGCACAGGCCATTGTGATTGAAGGCATGGGTTCCGGCAACATCGGCCCGGATCTGGCCAACGCCGCCATGGAAGCCGCCAAGACCGTCCCAGTCGTGCTTTCCACCCGCGTGGATCACGGCCCCGTCGCCGGCATCTACGGCGGTGCCGGTGGCGGCGCCACGCTTGCCGATGCCGGCGTTATCACCTCCGGCGATCTCCGCGCGCCCCAATCCCGCATGCTGCTGGCCGCCGCCGTGGCCACCGGAACCGATGCACAGAAGCTCTTCCCTGCTAACGAATGA
- a CDS encoding Panacea domain-containing protein, with product MASIVDAGQYITERIPNVDKLKLYKLCYFSQGWHFAWTGRPMFCEEFQAWRHGPVSRELHARTWQVAGSHRPWPIPCVPGGLTENLSAYEREVVDSIIAFYGGVDFTKLSDLSHGLAWNKARRGIAKDQKSNEVLQATAILQEFSQALDSRKPTPQSPLQSPEILLPNVELDGDVEQILASPQAKQVEHDWWETFRILANR from the coding sequence ATGGCTAGCATTGTAGATGCGGGACAATACATCACTGAACGTATTCCCAATGTAGATAAGCTTAAGCTGTACAAGCTGTGCTACTTTTCCCAAGGCTGGCATTTCGCGTGGACAGGGCGGCCAATGTTTTGCGAAGAGTTTCAGGCTTGGCGGCATGGCCCCGTCTCCCGTGAGCTACACGCTCGGACATGGCAGGTAGCGGGCTCCCACCGTCCTTGGCCGATTCCTTGCGTGCCTGGGGGCCTTACCGAAAATCTAAGTGCATACGAGCGCGAAGTAGTAGATAGCATTATTGCTTTCTACGGTGGCGTTGACTTCACCAAGCTGTCTGATTTGAGTCATGGACTTGCCTGGAACAAGGCCCGTCGTGGCATTGCGAAAGATCAAAAATCGAACGAGGTTCTCCAAGCTACGGCAATACTTCAAGAGTTTTCCCAAGCATTAGACTCGCGCAAGCCCACTCCTCAATCTCCCCTTCAATCACCAGAAATTCTCTTACCCAATGTCGAACTCGACGGGGACGTGGAGCAGATTTTAGCTTCACCACAAGCCAAGCAAGTCGAACACGACTGGTGGGAAACTTTCCGGATTTTGGCAAACCGCTAA
- the trhA gene encoding PAQR family membrane homeostasis protein TrhA, whose protein sequence is MADRGERPLTRGWGHALAALLSVIASTVLITYAWMTLQWWQGLGVTVYGLGLVGLFGVSALYHRYPWASPRVVQWWRRADHATIAVFIAATYTPLCLIALSPGQAAWMLATAWAGAILGVILSLVWIEHPRWLDVVVYLALGWLVLPLLPTLWSQAGPAVVWLLLAGGVVYSVGALVYGFKWPGRNARYYGYHEHFHTATIAAAVVHLVAVWQVVVGAS, encoded by the coding sequence ATGGCGGACCGCGGCGAGCGGCCGCTGACCCGTGGCTGGGGTCATGCGCTGGCGGCGTTGCTCTCTGTCATTGCCTCCACCGTGCTTATTACGTATGCGTGGATGACGCTGCAGTGGTGGCAGGGACTGGGAGTGACGGTCTACGGTTTGGGCTTGGTGGGTCTTTTTGGTGTGTCCGCGCTGTATCACCGCTACCCGTGGGCTAGTCCGCGGGTGGTGCAGTGGTGGCGCCGGGCGGATCATGCGACGATTGCAGTGTTTATTGCCGCGACTTACACGCCGTTGTGTTTGATTGCGTTATCCCCAGGGCAGGCTGCCTGGATGCTAGCCACTGCGTGGGCGGGCGCGATTTTGGGCGTGATATTGAGCCTCGTGTGGATTGAGCACCCTAGATGGTTGGACGTTGTGGTCTATTTGGCGCTGGGCTGGTTGGTGCTACCGCTGTTGCCCACGCTGTGGAGCCAGGCCGGTCCGGCGGTGGTCTGGCTACTGTTAGCCGGCGGCGTTGTCTACTCCGTGGGTGCGCTGGTCTATGGCTTTAAGTGGCCCGGGCGCAACGCGCGTTATTACGGCTATCACGAGCACTTCCACACCGCGACCATCGCGGCGGCGGTAGTGCACCTCGTGGCGGTGTGGCAGGTTGTCGTAGGGGCTAGCTAG
- a CDS encoding Z1 domain-containing protein — protein MTSSHDSQATSFPSLKEAIGNVLNPSDLKLFASLQDRLKLMEGMEVDASTILKYIEEADDNDIQPLITFIVAAKDADAAVVKPETQTPPDSDERFQWVIAQLGLGDFAAAVEKRMPDPEPAVIIEENFTEWYTPERQQENTRYWDDYRRVLSRNNWDAESIDTVGTQATEVIRRLEDPKKPHYLSSRGLVVGYVQSGKTANFTAVTAKAIDAGYRFIIILAGTMDNLRDQTQRRLDKELCGKESVLSGLDEDNLTAKERKDETYFNGDEEWDRDWDEAGSAFVSHGPAFGTKGFPRIKRVTTSVRDYRRTGTSAIEIERPDKSKPVHHPDNLDNMPCLVAVVKKNSSVLKNLNSDLRRAARLNEDLKHLPVLVIDDESDQASINTKRQKKEDIKEERERTAVNDQITQLLSNCPRAQYVGYTATPFANVFVDPSDPVDLYPRHYVLMLNEPPAYRGAKWFHDRMDFADAPEEATRENSQSEAFIRDIVDSRELDDDAFDQERAEELEEALDMFVLTGAIKKFREAKHPGLTFKHHTMLVHEGTGTAIHEDGKKILERIWRSRGYNLSRPIPDMKRLFEEDLLDVMNIERYREGFAVPQTYEELLPYINQAYAEMMVGVQAGDSPILQVDTQGKQSPNFESGRVWKILVGGAKLSRGYTVEGLTISYFRRRAGSADTLMQTGRWFGFRKGYQDLVRLYAPQDLVELFEAAMHDEEVFRDNVKIYADNPQDSDKRLTPSRIAPLVRQSLPDLKPTNSNKMFNAYIRSTAAAPNVVELNSIPDRQSRKDLEWNFQEVGIPLLKSLDPSVAKLAYFRLEGMRSGKPFAHAGYKDFHVGTVAADSFVNLLEAMKWYEGSNYKENIVNPHVRYLRGLIGDGKHASVAGSDFREVAVMLPILSKNPKTVEVPGVPFPVPLVKRSRREERHDITGTDRKNTYIMQSVASGQSVLSPRVDDLMEYSQFLRSSFTKIKGEEPFELTSFDAKKRGAVLVTVFDDRNQDAVAKSEVDGTYTPPRWEKGEVGLALAFNSPHEAVRGTGNVVEWGVHLRGNGDGEDVVIESMDAQK, from the coding sequence TTGACCAGCAGTCACGACAGCCAGGCAACGAGTTTCCCATCGTTGAAGGAAGCTATCGGCAATGTTCTCAATCCGTCGGATTTAAAGCTCTTTGCGTCATTGCAAGACAGGCTTAAGCTGATGGAGGGGATGGAGGTCGATGCTTCTACGATTCTTAAGTACATCGAGGAAGCTGATGATAACGATATCCAGCCATTGATAACGTTCATCGTGGCAGCGAAGGATGCTGACGCCGCAGTTGTTAAACCTGAAACCCAAACGCCTCCAGATAGTGACGAACGATTTCAATGGGTGATCGCCCAACTTGGGCTAGGTGACTTTGCGGCAGCGGTGGAGAAACGTATGCCGGACCCTGAGCCCGCGGTTATTATCGAGGAAAATTTTACCGAGTGGTATACGCCGGAAAGGCAGCAAGAAAATACTCGCTACTGGGATGACTACCGGAGGGTCCTCAGTAGAAATAACTGGGACGCTGAGTCCATCGATACTGTTGGCACGCAGGCTACGGAGGTAATTCGCCGTTTAGAAGATCCGAAGAAGCCGCACTACCTTTCCTCAAGGGGGCTCGTGGTTGGCTATGTCCAGAGCGGCAAGACGGCCAACTTCACGGCTGTCACTGCGAAAGCTATTGACGCTGGTTACAGGTTTATTATCATCCTTGCCGGCACAATGGACAACCTGCGAGATCAAACACAACGTCGTTTAGACAAAGAGCTGTGCGGCAAAGAATCGGTGTTAAGTGGCCTCGATGAGGATAACCTTACCGCAAAAGAACGAAAAGATGAGACCTATTTCAATGGAGACGAAGAGTGGGATCGTGACTGGGACGAAGCAGGTAGCGCATTTGTCAGTCATGGTCCTGCCTTTGGAACCAAAGGGTTTCCACGTATTAAGCGCGTGACGACTTCGGTTCGCGACTACCGCAGAACCGGAACAAGTGCGATTGAAATTGAGCGCCCGGATAAGTCAAAGCCTGTTCATCATCCAGATAACCTGGACAACATGCCTTGCCTTGTTGCGGTGGTAAAGAAAAACTCCTCTGTGCTCAAAAACCTCAACTCGGATTTGCGTCGTGCTGCGCGGCTTAATGAGGATTTGAAGCATCTGCCGGTTTTGGTCATTGATGATGAGTCTGATCAAGCGTCCATTAACACGAAAAGGCAGAAGAAGGAAGACATCAAAGAGGAACGGGAACGTACTGCAGTTAATGATCAGATTACGCAGCTGCTTAGTAACTGCCCCCGGGCCCAGTACGTCGGTTATACAGCCACACCATTCGCCAACGTCTTTGTTGATCCTTCTGACCCGGTAGATCTATATCCGCGGCATTATGTGCTCATGCTCAACGAACCTCCTGCGTACCGTGGGGCAAAGTGGTTTCACGATCGCATGGATTTTGCAGATGCCCCAGAGGAAGCCACTCGCGAAAACTCCCAGAGCGAAGCGTTTATTCGTGACATCGTTGATTCCCGTGAATTAGACGATGATGCATTCGACCAAGAGCGCGCAGAGGAATTGGAAGAAGCGCTCGATATGTTTGTCCTTACCGGTGCGATTAAGAAATTCCGGGAAGCTAAGCACCCTGGGCTGACGTTCAAACATCACACCATGTTGGTCCATGAAGGTACCGGAACTGCAATCCATGAAGATGGCAAGAAAATCCTGGAAAGGATTTGGCGTAGCCGCGGATACAATCTGTCTCGGCCGATTCCAGACATGAAGCGGTTATTTGAAGAAGACCTTCTTGATGTCATGAATATCGAAAGATACAGGGAAGGTTTTGCCGTTCCGCAGACCTATGAGGAGCTCCTTCCCTACATCAATCAAGCTTATGCCGAAATGATGGTGGGCGTGCAGGCAGGGGATTCGCCGATTCTTCAAGTGGATACTCAAGGAAAGCAAAGTCCTAACTTTGAATCAGGGCGTGTGTGGAAGATTCTTGTCGGCGGGGCGAAGCTTTCTCGTGGCTACACGGTCGAGGGCCTGACTATTTCTTATTTCCGCCGGCGTGCCGGAAGCGCGGATACTTTGATGCAGACTGGTCGCTGGTTTGGATTCCGAAAGGGATACCAAGATCTTGTACGGCTTTATGCACCGCAGGATTTGGTGGAACTTTTTGAGGCAGCGATGCATGATGAAGAGGTTTTCCGGGACAACGTGAAGATTTATGCAGACAATCCTCAAGACTCTGATAAGCGTTTGACGCCGAGTCGTATTGCTCCTCTGGTGCGGCAATCTTTGCCGGACTTGAAGCCAACGAACTCAAATAAGATGTTTAATGCTTATATCCGCTCTACCGCGGCTGCGCCGAATGTTGTGGAGCTGAACTCAATTCCGGATCGCCAAAGCAGAAAAGATTTGGAGTGGAACTTCCAAGAAGTTGGAATTCCCCTGTTGAAGAGTCTTGACCCTAGCGTTGCGAAACTGGCTTACTTCCGCTTGGAGGGGATGCGGAGCGGCAAGCCCTTTGCACACGCTGGATATAAGGATTTCCACGTAGGAACTGTCGCTGCCGATTCGTTTGTGAACCTCCTTGAAGCTATGAAGTGGTATGAGGGGTCAAACTACAAGGAAAACATCGTCAATCCGCATGTCCGCTATCTTCGCGGGTTGATAGGGGATGGCAAGCATGCAAGTGTAGCGGGCTCTGACTTTCGCGAGGTTGCGGTTATGCTGCCGATTTTGTCCAAAAATCCTAAAACCGTCGAAGTCCCAGGTGTTCCGTTTCCCGTGCCACTAGTAAAGCGCAGTCGCCGTGAAGAACGTCATGACATCACCGGTACGGATCGAAAGAACACCTACATCATGCAAAGCGTAGCGAGCGGTCAGTCCGTATTGTCCCCGCGGGTTGATGACTTGATGGAATACTCGCAATTTCTCCGCAGCAGCTTCACCAAGATCAAGGGGGAAGAGCCATTTGAATTAACTTCGTTCGACGCGAAGAAGCGCGGGGCCGTTCTCGTGACCGTCTTCGACGATCGGAACCAAGACGCGGTAGCGAAGAGTGAAGTAGACGGCACCTACACTCCACCGCGTTGGGAGAAGGGGGAAGTAGGATTGGCCCTTGCCTTTAATTCACCACATGAAGCTGTGCGCGGTACCGGCAACGTAGTTGAATGGGGCGTACATTTGCGCGGCAACGGCGATGGAGAAGATGTCGTTATTGAAAGCATGGACGCCCAAAAATAG
- a CDS encoding ATP-binding protein, whose product MAKQKSSFEIEKTIHLTPTESIQHALGANHDICSGIDELVDNSIDAKAEKICIVFHVEGNRLTQIAVHDDGRGMDTATMERVLRLGGHESQSHSNIGIYGMGLKEGSYANADTVTVLSRVKGQFPAGIRLHKESFTADVLKQQTTTTAWNFRDRLVNLKRGTSILWNDLTGIYEGSDEGEANRFLSKTSEKLRRHLGIRYHRFLQDNRVDIKMFMLYDEFSPVPAPDIKPIDPCGYRKSGDSRYPLRLTEHGEEAGLGVTAHIWTNRSKADEFGLEGKDELGHQGFYIYIADRLITQGGWCGFQEPRKDYKLLRIVIDDPRVVNEYITISPQKGSVRLGEGFHRFIEQLRVCGDQTKSFADVCDDAIAVLRNSNKKSGNPDVLAEAGQGIAPPIKEAIEDEAVLKKGDSVNVVWADLEGDTFVEVSPRDSTVKINRQYRKMVNPGRGALNDAPLLKTLLYLLFNDIATSKQTRKSKANASLWSELLTVAAKEQERQEKLR is encoded by the coding sequence TTGGCAAAGCAAAAAAGCTCCTTTGAAATAGAAAAGACTATCCACCTGACTCCAACTGAATCTATTCAGCATGCGCTGGGGGCTAATCATGATATTTGTTCGGGCATCGATGAGTTGGTGGATAACTCCATTGATGCGAAGGCAGAAAAAATCTGCATTGTTTTCCATGTGGAGGGAAACAGACTGACCCAAATTGCGGTCCATGATGATGGTCGCGGTATGGATACTGCAACTATGGAACGTGTATTGCGACTAGGCGGGCATGAATCGCAATCACATAGCAATATTGGTATCTACGGCATGGGGCTCAAGGAAGGCTCATATGCCAATGCCGATACGGTCACCGTGCTTTCCCGAGTGAAAGGGCAATTTCCAGCGGGGATTCGACTGCATAAGGAAAGCTTTACTGCGGATGTGTTGAAACAGCAGACAACGACTACCGCGTGGAATTTCAGAGATCGACTCGTAAATCTCAAACGCGGTACATCGATTCTCTGGAACGATCTGACGGGAATTTATGAAGGAAGCGATGAGGGAGAGGCAAACAGGTTTCTCTCCAAGACGAGTGAAAAGCTCCGCCGACATTTAGGGATCCGTTATCACCGTTTTCTCCAGGACAATCGCGTAGACATCAAAATGTTTATGCTTTATGACGAATTCAGTCCTGTACCTGCTCCAGATATTAAGCCCATTGATCCATGCGGTTACCGGAAGTCAGGGGATAGCCGCTACCCACTCCGTCTCACGGAGCATGGGGAAGAAGCGGGACTTGGCGTTACCGCACATATCTGGACCAATCGATCCAAAGCGGATGAGTTCGGATTGGAAGGAAAGGACGAACTTGGGCATCAAGGTTTTTACATCTATATCGCAGACCGTTTAATTACGCAGGGCGGCTGGTGCGGATTTCAGGAACCCCGAAAAGACTACAAATTGCTGCGTATTGTCATCGATGATCCACGAGTGGTTAACGAGTACATCACTATCAGCCCGCAAAAAGGTTCTGTGAGACTTGGAGAAGGGTTTCATCGATTTATTGAGCAATTGCGAGTATGCGGAGACCAGACAAAGAGTTTTGCTGACGTGTGCGACGATGCAATCGCAGTACTTCGCAATTCTAATAAGAAATCTGGTAACCCAGATGTCCTGGCAGAGGCCGGGCAGGGGATTGCTCCACCAATCAAAGAAGCAATCGAAGACGAGGCGGTTTTAAAGAAGGGCGACTCGGTCAATGTTGTGTGGGCGGATCTTGAAGGCGATACATTCGTAGAGGTTTCTCCGCGTGATAGCACGGTTAAGATCAATCGCCAGTATCGAAAGATGGTTAACCCTGGCAGAGGTGCCCTCAATGATGCGCCACTGTTAAAAACACTTCTGTATTTGCTCTTCAATGACATAGCTACGTCAAAACAAACCAGAAAATCGAAAGCTAATGCTTCTTTGTGGTCTGAGCTTCTTACTGTCGCGGCCAAAGAGCAGGAGCGTCAGGAAAAACTCCGCTAG